In one Chryseobacterium camelliae genomic region, the following are encoded:
- a CDS encoding 2TM domain-containing protein — MENLSYQKEVLAYEKASKRVKDLKGFYGNLTSYCLVIPFLFILNLITSPEHLWFYWPMLGWGIGLLAHAVNTFGIGKDWEERKIKQLMDEEKSRTKTL; from the coding sequence ATGGAAAATTTATCTTACCAAAAAGAAGTGTTAGCTTACGAAAAAGCATCAAAAAGAGTAAAAGATCTTAAAGGTTTCTACGGTAATCTTACTTCTTACTGCCTTGTGATTCCTTTCTTATTTATTTTAAACTTGATTACTTCTCCGGAACATCTATGGTTTTACTGGCCAATGTTAGGTTGGGGAATCGGACTTCTGGCACATGCGGTAAATACTTTTGGAATCGGAAAAGACTGGGAAGAAAGAAAAATTAAGCAATTGATGGATGAAGAAAAAAGCAGAACAAAAACACTTTAA
- a CDS encoding 2TM domain-containing protein — MNYNQAQQRVNDLKKFYKNLLWFGIVAVIIFFNDVFESGRLDFSLFRGSTILIIWAIFLTIKAVKLFLFNADWEKGVIEKEMRKSKEPIKF, encoded by the coding sequence ATGAACTACAATCAGGCACAACAAAGAGTAAACGATCTGAAAAAATTCTATAAAAACCTTTTATGGTTCGGGATCGTGGCAGTAATCATCTTTTTTAATGATGTTTTTGAAAGCGGAAGGTTGGACTTCTCTTTATTCAGAGGATCTACTATTTTGATAATCTGGGCGATCTTTTTAACGATAAAAGCGGTAAAATTATTTCTTTTCAATGCTGATTGGGAAAAAGGGGTGATTGAAAAAGAAATGAGGAAATCAAAAGAACCGATTAAGTTTTAA
- a CDS encoding 2TM domain-containing protein produces the protein MINIDENDIRYKEAEKRVKKIKGFYIHLMVYIFTNILVIALQFFDTDNKEQWSWKILQLPLFWGICLVAHGLSVFLPPLVLGKRWEERKIKELMDKEKK, from the coding sequence ATGATCAATATAGATGAAAACGACATCCGCTATAAAGAAGCGGAAAAAAGGGTGAAAAAAATCAAAGGATTTTATATTCACCTGATGGTTTATATTTTTACGAATATTCTTGTCATTGCCCTTCAATTTTTCGACACTGATAATAAAGAACAATGGAGCTGGAAAATACTTCAGTTACCTTTATTCTGGGGGATTTGTCTTGTCGCTCACGGATTAAGCGTTTTTTTACCACCGCTTGTCCTTGGAAAACGTTGGGAAGAAAGAAAAATTAAAGAACTCATGGATAAAGAAAAAAAGTAA
- a CDS encoding methyltransferase family protein, which produces MKELTIVFYISMGIWFLSEILYKKILTSGQNARKKDKSTLNILWIVIVPSIFFAVIVSNMFQFPISKEKWIFFLGEGFIIIGILFRWIIIRSLGKYFTVDVSIREDHKIKKEGFYKYVRHPSYAFALLTFVGLGLFLNDWISFAIAFIPPFLAFNYRIKVEEQALIEQFGDEYIQYRKETKRLIPFIY; this is translated from the coding sequence ATGAAAGAGCTTACGATTGTATTTTACATTTCGATGGGAATTTGGTTTTTAAGCGAAATTTTGTACAAAAAAATACTTACATCCGGTCAAAATGCTCGTAAAAAAGACAAATCAACATTAAATATTTTATGGATTGTTATTGTTCCGTCCATATTTTTTGCTGTTATTGTTTCGAATATGTTCCAATTTCCGATCAGTAAAGAAAAGTGGATATTTTTTCTCGGAGAGGGCTTCATTATTATCGGAATTCTTTTCAGATGGATTATAATTCGTTCTTTAGGTAAATATTTTACGGTAGATGTGAGCATTAGGGAAGATCATAAAATTAAAAAAGAAGGGTTTTATAAATATGTAAGACATCCTTCATATGCTTTTGCATTGCTCACTTTTGTAGGACTAGGCTTATTCCTGAATGACTGGATTTCATTCGCTATCGCTTTTATTCCTCCGTTTCTGGCATTCAATTACAGAATTAAAGTAGAAGAACAAGCTCTGATCGAGCAGTTTGGAGATGAATATATTCAATACAGAAAAGAAACAAAAAGACTGATTCCCTTTATTTATTGA
- a CDS encoding LytR/AlgR family response regulator transcription factor — MIKTVIIEDEKPASRKLERMLSEFPDIEVVEKIESVEEGVLWFSENEHPQLIFSDIVLGDGLSFDIFEKVPTKGFIIYTTAFDQYTLKAFKLNSIDYLLKPILDEDLAGAIEKYKSFIPSDSSVNSQEIKQLIKKEKTMLSRVLVKIGYNLKIVQTHEISCFFSENKIVYLQTQERAFPSDFTLDELEDILDDKKFFRTNRQFIINSDYIKNIHTSPSYKVELEFQPQEEITVSRDRVKDFKDWLVS; from the coding sequence ATGATCAAAACAGTCATTATCGAAGACGAAAAACCGGCTTCAAGAAAATTGGAAAGAATGCTCAGTGAATTTCCTGACATTGAAGTGGTTGAAAAAATAGAATCCGTAGAAGAAGGAGTACTGTGGTTTTCTGAAAATGAGCATCCTCAGTTGATATTTTCGGATATAGTTTTAGGAGATGGTCTGTCGTTCGATATTTTTGAAAAGGTCCCAACCAAAGGTTTTATTATTTATACGACAGCTTTTGATCAGTATACTTTAAAAGCGTTTAAATTAAACAGTATTGATTATCTTTTGAAGCCTATTTTGGATGAAGATTTGGCTGGAGCTATTGAAAAATACAAATCATTTATTCCTTCAGATAGCTCTGTCAATTCACAAGAAATTAAGCAGTTAATAAAAAAAGAAAAGACAATGCTTTCCAGGGTTTTAGTAAAAATAGGATATAATCTTAAAATTGTGCAAACCCATGAAATAAGCTGTTTTTTCAGTGAAAATAAGATTGTTTATCTGCAGACTCAGGAGAGAGCTTTTCCGTCGGATTTTACACTGGATGAGCTGGAAGATATTCTTGATGACAAAAAATTCTTTCGAACGAATCGGCAGTTTATCATCAATTCCGATTACATTAAAAACATCCACACTTCACCCAGTTACAAAGTAGAACTGGAATTTCAGCCACAGGAAGAAATTACGGTAAGCCGCGATCGTGTAAAAGATTTTAAAGACTGGTTGGTAAGCTAG
- a CDS encoding glycine-rich domain-containing protein, whose translation METKILLQNDPLWNRLQGFSLDNPNVDFPFSKKLAKEENWTIGFTKKAIEEYKKFVYLCCILPNGASPSEIVDKVWHMHLIYTQSYWEEFCPTILQRNLHHYPSKGGLSEKEKHENWFRHTLKKYEEIFHEKAPQEIWIDKKESSKRRKPWLNNFKILSVLSILFIVGSCSDRIGNLLSVLFILIPGGFLLVSFLSWVSNKNNNSKNPDKNNGGDCGSGGSCSSSSSCGSSCGSGCGGGCGGCGGS comes from the coding sequence ATGGAAACAAAAATCTTATTACAGAATGATCCACTTTGGAACAGACTTCAGGGATTTTCACTAGACAATCCGAATGTAGATTTTCCTTTTTCAAAAAAACTGGCAAAAGAAGAAAACTGGACGATAGGTTTTACAAAAAAAGCAATTGAAGAATATAAAAAGTTCGTTTATTTATGCTGTATTCTACCAAATGGTGCTTCTCCGAGCGAAATTGTGGATAAAGTCTGGCATATGCATCTCATCTATACCCAAAGCTACTGGGAAGAATTTTGTCCGACGATATTACAGCGAAATCTACATCATTATCCCTCAAAAGGAGGTTTGAGTGAAAAGGAGAAGCACGAAAACTGGTTCCGTCATACTTTGAAAAAATACGAAGAAATTTTTCATGAAAAAGCTCCGCAAGAAATTTGGATAGACAAAAAAGAGAGTTCCAAACGAAGAAAACCTTGGCTGAATAATTTCAAAATTCTTTCTGTTCTTTCAATACTTTTTATAGTAGGTTCCTGTTCAGACAGAATAGGTAATTTGCTCTCAGTCCTATTTATATTAATTCCCGGTGGTTTTCTGTTGGTTTCTTTCCTGTCATGGGTTTCTAATAAAAATAACAATTCGAAAAACCCGGACAAAAACAACGGGGGAGATTGTGGATCGGGAGGAAGTTGCAGCAGTTCGTCGAGTTGCGGCAGTTCTTGTGGAAGCGGCTGTGGTGGCGGTTGTGGAGGATGTGGCGGAAGTTAA
- a CDS encoding TonB-dependent receptor has translation MKTQVKKLIILAAFFSFILHFSQVKISGKVSFKNKGINEVNVTLKDTYDGATTDAEGNFSFETSEKGNHILSFTHPKYIEVNKNITLGDQNLVMNAELKEQINEIDAVVVSAGSIEASDKKRATALLTTIDIYTTAGADGQISSALNYLPGVQKVGETEGLFIRGGTGTESKIFMDGSLINNYFSNSVPGIAGRDRFNTSLFKGNVFSSGGYSALYGQTLSGALLLESVDLPDQSSYDFGISPIFLSAGFQKLDDSKTYSYGASASYSLLSLMQKVFDFNTDFIDAPQGFNGDANFRIKTKPGGFFKYYGMYSTDKMGVKTESLEPDYDFALVRLKGKNTYHNLSFKQKFGKYLLNVGTSYSFNRSDLNFSTETNTTESEKTQLLNDGNYINLKVVLERKINKISALRGGFELNNTSEQLNFQDIQKNYKDLISAAFVETDLGFSNQLSAKIGVRGEYSSFLGKSNIAPRFALAYRLAKDWTTSLAYGLFYQNPESKYINSPSNLDFQQSQHYIFQLQRTSEGRSLRLEAFYKKYDELIKVQDIADGNGMSQPVQTAVNNDGYGFAKGLELFWRDKKTFKNIDYWLSYSYLDSKRDFMNYPMSLKPNFASEHTISLVAKRFFPELKFGTNLSYSYSKGRPYYDIATKTVNGEEVNFIRNEGRLKDYSALNFSFNYLPNLGKKDAKSFVVLVLSISNVLGTKNIYGYNFSQNGNQSSAVVPPVNTFVFVGAFISFGVDRTQDAINNNL, from the coding sequence ATGAAAACTCAAGTAAAAAAATTAATCATTCTGGCGGCGTTCTTTTCCTTTATACTTCATTTTTCTCAGGTGAAAATCTCAGGAAAAGTAAGCTTTAAAAACAAAGGAATTAATGAAGTGAATGTTACCTTAAAAGATACTTATGACGGAGCAACAACCGATGCAGAAGGTAATTTTTCTTTTGAAACTTCGGAAAAAGGCAATCATATTTTGAGTTTTACCCATCCTAAATATATTGAAGTCAACAAAAACATTACACTCGGAGATCAGAATCTGGTGATGAATGCGGAATTGAAAGAGCAGATCAACGAAATAGATGCTGTTGTTGTTTCTGCAGGATCCATCGAAGCGAGTGATAAAAAAAGAGCAACAGCACTTTTAACGACTATTGATATTTACACGACTGCAGGAGCAGACGGACAGATTTCTTCGGCTTTAAATTATCTTCCCGGAGTTCAGAAAGTCGGAGAAACAGAAGGGCTGTTCATTCGTGGAGGAACAGGAACAGAATCAAAAATTTTTATGGACGGAAGCTTAATCAATAATTATTTTTCCAATTCAGTTCCGGGAATTGCAGGAAGAGATCGATTTAATACCTCTTTGTTTAAAGGAAACGTATTTTCAAGCGGAGGATATTCTGCTTTATACGGACAAACTCTTTCTGGAGCGCTACTCCTGGAAAGTGTGGATCTTCCGGATCAGAGCTCTTACGATTTCGGAATTTCACCGATCTTCCTAAGCGCAGGTTTTCAAAAACTGGATGATTCGAAAACCTATTCATATGGAGCAAGTGCAAGTTATTCGTTATTAAGTCTGATGCAGAAGGTCTTTGATTTTAATACCGATTTTATAGATGCTCCGCAAGGTTTTAACGGAGATGCCAATTTCAGAATTAAAACAAAACCCGGAGGTTTTTTCAAATATTACGGAATGTACAGTACCGATAAAATGGGGGTGAAAACGGAAAGTCTTGAACCGGATTATGATTTTGCTCTGGTTCGCCTGAAAGGAAAAAATACCTATCATAATTTATCCTTTAAACAGAAATTTGGGAAATATCTATTAAATGTCGGAACATCGTATTCTTTTAACCGATCAGATCTTAATTTCTCTACGGAAACGAATACTACGGAATCTGAAAAAACTCAGCTTTTAAACGATGGAAATTATATCAACCTTAAAGTGGTTTTAGAAAGAAAAATCAATAAAATCAGCGCATTGAGAGGAGGTTTTGAATTAAATAACACGAGTGAACAATTAAACTTTCAGGATATTCAAAAAAATTATAAAGATCTGATCTCTGCGGCTTTTGTAGAAACAGATTTAGGATTTAGTAACCAGCTTTCTGCAAAAATAGGAGTGAGAGGAGAGTATTCTTCTTTCCTGGGTAAATCCAATATTGCACCCCGTTTTGCATTGGCTTACCGCTTAGCAAAAGACTGGACGACGTCTCTTGCGTATGGATTATTTTATCAGAATCCGGAAAGCAAATACATCAATTCCCCTTCGAATCTCGATTTCCAGCAATCCCAACATTATATTTTCCAGCTTCAGAGAACATCAGAAGGAAGAAGCTTACGATTGGAAGCTTTTTATAAAAAATATGATGAACTGATTAAAGTACAGGATATTGCTGACGGAAACGGAATGTCTCAACCGGTACAAACGGCTGTAAACAACGATGGCTATGGTTTTGCAAAGGGACTTGAGCTTTTCTGGAGAGATAAGAAAACGTTCAAAAATATTGACTATTGGTTAAGCTATTCCTATCTGGATTCAAAACGAGATTTTATGAATTATCCGATGAGTTTAAAACCCAATTTTGCATCGGAACATACAATTTCCTTGGTCGCAAAAAGATTCTTTCCCGAACTGAAATTCGGAACCAATCTTTCTTACAGCTACTCAAAAGGAAGACCGTATTATGATATTGCTACAAAAACAGTCAATGGAGAAGAGGTTAATTTCATCCGAAATGAAGGAAGACTGAAAGATTATAGTGCTTTAAATTTTAGTTTTAATTACCTTCCGAATCTGGGTAAAAAGGATGCGAAATCTTTCGTGGTATTAGTATTAAGTATTTCTAATGTTTTAGGAACGAAAAATATCTACGGATATAACTTTTCCCAAAACGGAAATCAGAGTTCGGCAGTCGTTCCCCCTGTAAATACATTTGTTTTTGTGGGGGCATTTATAAGTTTTGGAGTAGACAGAACACAGGATGCCATTAATAATAATCTTTAA
- a CDS encoding 2TM domain-containing protein, with the protein MRRKNFITLFWISLATSMFFFFVFTDEKNIENFVLTILISFIYSFVLGVGNWGINDFLNKKFPWSEATTKRAIISIISILIANIILVYFCNYLNFVVIQRSATTEEYFSGKYNFINWFTINVALLISAFLHARSFMEELKKTSKKEVVEQKLIAKSANAQFESLKNQLDPHFLFNSLNVLSSLIDENPKQAQKFTASMSKIYRYVLEQKDKELVTVEDEIEFAKTYCELLKTRFENSVDFEFDVRNEDLKRFVVPLSLQLLLENCIKHNFATSLKPLIIKVFSENDTLCIKNNLQIREQIKESAGIGLANIVQRYSLLTKRNVFIEKSEDYFKVKLPMLLDKPNTIRIKNDSENRAYEKAQKRVKEIKSFYANLFSYAIVITFLVILNLITSPKHLWFYWPMLGWGIGVAAHGISVFSIGRTWEEKKIREILEKEDQHKNR; encoded by the coding sequence ATGAGACGTAAAAATTTTATAACATTATTTTGGATATCCTTGGCAACGTCAATGTTCTTCTTCTTCGTATTTACCGATGAGAAAAATATTGAAAATTTTGTGCTTACTATTCTTATTTCGTTTATCTATTCCTTTGTTTTAGGGGTAGGAAACTGGGGAATTAACGATTTTCTTAATAAAAAATTTCCATGGTCTGAAGCCACGACAAAAAGAGCGATTATAAGTATTATTTCAATTTTGATTGCGAATATCATTCTGGTGTATTTCTGTAATTATTTAAACTTTGTAGTCATTCAGAGATCGGCAACTACAGAAGAATATTTTTCGGGAAAATATAATTTCATCAACTGGTTTACCATTAATGTTGCTCTTTTAATCTCGGCTTTTCTCCATGCGAGAAGCTTCATGGAAGAGCTGAAAAAAACGTCTAAAAAAGAAGTTGTAGAACAAAAACTGATTGCTAAATCTGCCAATGCCCAGTTTGAAAGTCTTAAAAATCAGTTAGATCCCCACTTTTTATTTAATTCTCTGAATGTTTTAAGCTCCTTAATTGATGAAAATCCGAAACAGGCGCAGAAATTTACCGCTTCAATGTCAAAAATTTACAGATATGTTTTGGAGCAGAAAGACAAAGAATTGGTAACGGTAGAAGATGAGATTGAGTTTGCGAAAACCTATTGCGAATTGTTGAAAACAAGATTTGAGAATAGCGTGGATTTTGAATTTGATGTCAGAAATGAAGATTTGAAACGCTTTGTGGTTCCGCTTTCCTTACAACTGCTTTTGGAAAACTGTATCAAACACAATTTCGCGACATCTTTAAAACCATTAATTATCAAAGTCTTTTCAGAAAACGATACGCTTTGTATTAAAAACAATCTGCAGATAAGAGAGCAGATTAAAGAAAGCGCAGGAATAGGGCTGGCCAATATTGTTCAGCGGTATTCTCTGCTTACAAAGCGGAATGTTTTCATCGAAAAATCTGAGGATTATTTTAAAGTAAAACTTCCGATGTTATTGGATAAACCAAATACAATCAGGATAAAAAATGATTCTGAAAATAGGGCATACGAAAAAGCACAAAAGAGGGTCAAAGAAATTAAAAGCTTTTATGCAAACTTATTTTCCTATGCTATCGTAATTACATTTTTAGTGATTCTTAACCTGATTACTTCTCCAAAGCATTTATGGTTTTACTGGCCGATGTTAGGTTGGGGAATAGGCGTTGCCGCACACGGAATCAGTGTATTCTCCATCGGAAGAACCTGGGAAGAGAAAAAAATACGGGAAATATTAGAAAAAGAAGATCAACACAAAAACCGATAA
- the mnmA gene encoding tRNA 2-thiouridine(34) synthase MnmA, with protein sequence MKVVVGLSGGVDSSVTAYLLQQQGHEVVALFMRNWNDASVTLEDECPWIEDSNDALMVAQKLGIPFQVIDMSELYKERIVDYMFDEYQKGRTPNPDVLCNREVKFDVFMKTAMSLGADKVATGHYARVDSTIDENGKEIFHLLAGKDNNKDQSYFLCQLSQDQLSKALFPIGELTKPQVREIAKEIGLVTADKKDSQGLCFIGKVSLPQFLQQQLVPKEGEIVEIFKDSPLFAKKTPEFSSKQEELEFLSQKINYKKSDGKAIGKHQGAQFFTIGQSKGLGIGGHKESCFIISRDMENNILFVGEGHHFPGLLKKALKIDNSELHWVREDLRLKNGESMEIMARFRYRQPLQKATLYQFEDAFYIQFEEPQSAIAEGQFASWYIGEELLGSGVIS encoded by the coding sequence ATGAAAGTAGTAGTAGGCCTCTCAGGAGGTGTAGATTCCAGTGTAACGGCATATTTGCTGCAACAGCAAGGTCATGAAGTCGTGGCTTTGTTTATGAGAAACTGGAATGATGCTTCGGTAACACTGGAAGATGAATGTCCGTGGATCGAAGACAGTAATGATGCATTAATGGTTGCTCAAAAGCTTGGAATTCCGTTTCAGGTGATCGATATGAGTGAGCTTTACAAGGAAAGAATCGTTGATTACATGTTCGATGAATATCAGAAGGGAAGAACTCCAAACCCTGATGTTTTGTGTAACAGAGAAGTAAAATTCGATGTTTTTATGAAAACGGCGATGTCTTTGGGCGCAGATAAAGTGGCAACAGGACATTATGCAAGAGTAGATTCAACCATCGATGAAAACGGTAAGGAAATTTTCCATCTTTTAGCCGGAAAAGATAACAATAAAGATCAATCCTACTTCTTATGTCAGTTAAGCCAGGATCAGCTTTCTAAAGCATTGTTTCCCATTGGAGAGCTGACAAAGCCTCAAGTAAGGGAAATCGCAAAGGAAATCGGATTGGTAACGGCAGATAAAAAAGATTCTCAGGGATTATGTTTTATCGGAAAAGTGAGTCTCCCTCAGTTTTTGCAACAGCAATTGGTTCCGAAGGAAGGTGAAATCGTGGAAATTTTCAAGGATTCTCCGCTTTTTGCAAAAAAAACTCCTGAATTTTCTTCAAAACAGGAAGAACTTGAATTTTTAAGTCAAAAAATCAATTATAAAAAATCAGACGGAAAAGCAATCGGAAAGCACCAAGGTGCCCAATTTTTCACGATCGGACAAAGTAAGGGATTAGGAATCGGCGGACATAAAGAAAGCTGCTTTATCATCTCCAGAGACATGGAAAACAATATTCTTTTCGTAGGAGAAGGCCATCATTTTCCCGGATTATTAAAAAAAGCCTTAAAAATTGATAATTCCGAATTGCATTGGGTTCGTGAGGATCTAAGATTAAAAAATGGAGAATCGATGGAGATCATGGCCAGATTCAGATATAGACAACCTCTACAGAAAGCTACTCTGTACCAGTTTGAAGATGCTTTTTATATTCAGTTTGAAGAACCACAGTCAGCAATTGCTGAAGGACAGTTTGCATCCTGGTATATTGGGGAAGAACTTTTAGGAAGCGGAGTGATCTCATAA